The Mucilaginibacter yixingensis genome window below encodes:
- a CDS encoding 1-deoxy-D-xylulose-5-phosphate reductoisomerase, whose protein sequence is MKNIAVLGSTGSIGTQTLEVISENPGLFRAYAITAQNSADLLIEQALQFNPAHVVICNEEKYQQVKQTLAHTSIQVHCGAEAIKEIVTHPEIDTVLTAMVGFAGLEPTIEAIKAGKEIALANKETLVVAGDLITDLARKHHVSILPVDSEHSAIFQCLVGEQYDEIEKLILTASGGPFRGKTADVLTNVTRKEALKHPNWVMGAKITIDSATLMNKGLEVIEAKWLFNVNVDQIEVIVHPQSIVHSLVQFRDGSLKAQMGLPDMKLPIQYALGHPQRIANNYKRFSFLDYPSLSFEQPDLKTFRNLALCFDALKQGGNMPCIVNAANEVAVAGFLKDETGFLQMSDIIETCMTKMPYIAAPTMQDYLNTDKETRILAQNLIKQMPLKAVTI, encoded by the coding sequence ATAAAGAATATTGCCGTTTTAGGTTCCACAGGCAGCATTGGTACGCAAACGTTGGAGGTGATTAGCGAGAACCCCGGCTTGTTTCGTGCTTATGCCATAACCGCACAAAACAGTGCTGATCTGCTCATTGAGCAAGCCCTGCAGTTTAACCCTGCGCACGTAGTGATCTGCAACGAAGAAAAATATCAGCAGGTTAAACAGACGCTTGCGCATACATCAATCCAAGTGCATTGTGGAGCAGAAGCCATCAAAGAAATAGTTACCCATCCAGAGATTGATACTGTGCTTACCGCCATGGTAGGCTTCGCGGGTTTAGAACCTACTATTGAAGCTATCAAGGCAGGCAAAGAAATCGCGTTAGCAAATAAAGAGACACTGGTTGTTGCCGGAGACTTGATTACCGATCTGGCGCGCAAACATCATGTATCTATCCTGCCGGTTGATTCTGAGCACTCGGCTATTTTTCAATGTTTGGTAGGAGAGCAGTATGACGAGATTGAGAAGCTGATCCTTACGGCATCCGGCGGTCCGTTCCGTGGCAAAACTGCAGACGTCCTGACAAATGTTACCCGTAAAGAGGCATTAAAACATCCCAACTGGGTAATGGGCGCCAAGATCACTATAGACTCGGCCACGTTGATGAACAAAGGCCTGGAGGTGATCGAGGCCAAATGGCTCTTCAATGTAAATGTTGATCAGATTGAGGTGATTGTGCATCCGCAATCCATCGTTCACTCGCTGGTGCAGTTTAGAGATGGCTCGTTAAAAGCACAAATGGGCCTGCCTGATATGAAACTGCCTATACAATATGCACTCGGTCATCCGCAGCGTATTGCCAATAATTACAAGCGTTTCAGCTTTTTAGATTATCCTTCTCTTAGCTTTGAGCAGCCTGATCTGAAAACCTTCCGCAACCTGGCGTTGTGTTTTGATGCATTGAAACAGGGCGGCAATATGCCATGTATTGTCAATGCGGCAAACGAGGTGGCAGTGGCAGGATTTTTGAAGGATGAAACTGGCTTTTTGCAAATGAGCGATATCATTGAAACCTGCATGACTAAAATGCCGTACATCGCTGCGCCTACTATGCAAGATTATTTGAATACTGATAAAGAAACACGCATATTAGCGCAAAATTTAATCAAACAAATGCCGTTAAAGGCAGTAACTATCTGA
- a CDS encoding GH3 auxin-responsive promoter family protein — MGLKSVLSKVFASVVNRSLNKVRGNAVGLQQQTFQTIIDQAKNTAFGRDHHFSQIKSYEDFKKHVPIRDYEDLRPYIDRVVDGEEDVMWPGKPAYLAKTSGTTSGVKYIPISKESMPEHIKAARNALLNYIHETGKSDFVDGKLIFLQGSPILNKKHGIDTGRLSGIVAHHVPQYLQKNRLPSYETNCIEDWEQKVDAIVEETLQEDMRLISGIPPWCQMYFDRLSARSDGKKIKDIFPNFKLFVYGGVNYEPYRARIEESIGFAIDSIETYPASEGFIAFQNSQKDKSLLLLADAGMFFEFVPADEYFNDNPTRLSLAEVELNKNYALILNTNAGLWGYSIGDTVKFVSKDPYLLLVTGRIKHYISAFGEHVIGEEVEYALMSVAKAEGVDVVEFTVAPQVNPQAGQLPYHEWLIEFGKAPADLQAFALKVDKALQQKNIYYFDLIEGNILQPLVIKSLQKDAFINYMRSQGKLGGQNKVPRLSNDRKIAEEMLRLDVGKE, encoded by the coding sequence ATGGGACTGAAATCGGTTTTGAGTAAGGTGTTTGCGTCGGTGGTTAACCGGAGTCTGAATAAGGTGCGTGGTAATGCTGTCGGTCTGCAACAACAAACTTTTCAAACCATTATTGATCAGGCTAAGAACACCGCATTCGGTCGAGATCATCATTTCAGTCAGATTAAATCTTACGAAGATTTTAAAAAACACGTTCCCATCCGCGATTACGAGGATCTGCGTCCATACATAGACCGTGTGGTTGACGGCGAGGAAGATGTAATGTGGCCCGGCAAACCTGCTTATCTGGCTAAAACTTCAGGCACAACATCGGGCGTAAAGTATATTCCAATATCTAAAGAAAGCATGCCCGAGCATATCAAGGCCGCGAGGAATGCTTTACTGAACTACATCCACGAGACCGGCAAGTCTGATTTTGTAGATGGTAAGCTGATCTTTTTACAGGGAAGCCCGATATTAAATAAGAAACATGGTATTGATACCGGCCGTCTTTCGGGCATTGTGGCGCATCACGTGCCGCAGTATCTGCAAAAGAACCGCTTACCAAGTTACGAGACTAATTGTATAGAGGACTGGGAGCAGAAGGTTGACGCCATTGTAGAAGAGACGCTGCAGGAGGATATGCGCCTCATCAGCGGGATACCGCCCTGGTGCCAGATGTATTTTGACAGGCTTTCGGCACGTAGCGACGGTAAAAAGATTAAAGACATTTTCCCTAACTTCAAGCTGTTTGTTTATGGTGGGGTGAATTATGAACCCTATCGCGCAAGGATTGAAGAGAGCATCGGTTTTGCCATAGATTCTATTGAAACCTACCCGGCATCTGAAGGCTTCATCGCTTTCCAGAACTCGCAGAAAGATAAAAGTCTGCTGCTACTGGCCGATGCGGGGATGTTCTTTGAGTTTGTCCCAGCGGATGAATATTTTAATGACAACCCAACGCGTTTGAGCCTGGCCGAGGTAGAGTTGAATAAAAACTACGCGCTTATCCTCAATACCAACGCCGGTTTATGGGGATACAGCATTGGCGATACCGTTAAGTTTGTATCGAAAGATCCGTATCTACTGCTGGTTACTGGGCGTATAAAGCACTATATATCAGCCTTTGGTGAGCATGTGATTGGAGAAGAAGTTGAATATGCACTGATGAGCGTGGCCAAGGCCGAAGGGGTTGATGTAGTTGAGTTTACGGTTGCACCGCAGGTTAATCCGCAGGCTGGTCAGTTGCCGTATCATGAGTGGTTGATTGAGTTTGGTAAGGCACCGGCAGATCTGCAAGCCTTTGCCCTGAAAGTTGATAAAGCACTTCAGCAGAAAAATATTTACTATTTTGACCTGATTGAGGGTAACATATTGCAGCCTCTGGTGATCAAAAGCCTGCAAAAAGACGCATTTATAAATTACATGCGCTCGCAGGGAAAATTGGGCGGACAAAATAAAGTGCCCCGCCTTTCAAACGACAGGAAGATTGCCGAAGAAATGTTGAGGTTGGACGTTGGAAAAGAATAA
- a CDS encoding glycerophosphoryl diester phosphodiesterase membrane domain-containing protein has translation MYHPFSVAETIKTSWHIIKKNFVTITVFSVIAVIILALIQVINFFYQSTSDFTVQTILFFLLIFIQGYTTLGLYKLIFTLIDSEYYEFEFSQIIPSLRMVVSFITISILFAFIVTTYNFFIVEIWLKEYPALQAVFRTIGVLTLMYLVLRYMFCVCFIVDDDSGPIESLKQSFQLTKDNLGKIVLILLISIGLIVLGFAALIVGVMITYPLVNVILIVTYRKLVYSHQDVDDDLSETN, from the coding sequence ATGTACCATCCTTTTTCTGTTGCAGAAACAATAAAGACTTCGTGGCACATTATCAAGAAGAACTTTGTTACTATCACGGTTTTTTCTGTGATAGCGGTAATTATTCTTGCGCTTATACAGGTCATCAATTTCTTTTATCAGTCTACTTCTGATTTTACCGTTCAGACCATACTGTTCTTCCTGCTGATCTTCATTCAAGGATATACTACACTTGGTTTGTATAAGCTGATATTTACGCTGATAGATAGCGAGTACTATGAGTTTGAATTCTCGCAGATCATCCCGTCGTTGCGTATGGTGGTGAGTTTTATTACTATCAGTATCTTGTTCGCCTTCATTGTAACTACCTATAACTTCTTTATTGTTGAGATTTGGCTGAAGGAGTATCCGGCGCTACAAGCCGTGTTCAGAACTATTGGCGTGTTAACGCTAATGTACCTGGTACTGAGATACATGTTCTGTGTTTGCTTTATAGTAGATGATGACTCCGGTCCGATTGAATCATTAAAACAAAGCTTTCAACTCACTAAAGATAATCTGGGTAAGATTGTGTTGATCCTGCTGATCAGCATCGGTCTAATCGTTTTAGGCTTTGCAGCGCTGATTGTTGGTGTAATGATTACTTATCCGCTGGTAAATGTTATTTTGATTGTTACCTACCGCAAACTGGTTTACAGCCATCAGGATGTAGACGACGACTTATCTGAAACCAACTGA
- a CDS encoding glycosyltransferase family 2 protein → MFFSIIIPLYNRPQEINELLDTLTRQTYTRFEVLVIEDGSKLRAEDIVRSYENRLDVKYFEKPNSGQGFARNYGFERAQGDYFIIFDSDCLIPANYLEIVADHLSHDYLDCYGGPDAAHPSFTPIQKAISYAMTSPFTTGGIRGNKKGIGQFHPRSFNMGLSRKVWESVGGFIIPYLGEDIEYSIRIHTKGFKIGLIPDAKVYHKRRTNFRQFFKQLHFFGRARINIYKFFPSELKLVHFFPAVFTLGLLTAVILNILGLKIALLANAMLAIYFLLIFFHSLIKNKSPKVAFLSLIAAFIQLTAYGLGFMQDLWKRVILKKA, encoded by the coding sequence GTGTTTTTCTCTATCATTATACCGCTCTATAACCGCCCGCAGGAGATTAATGAACTGCTGGATACCCTTACCCGCCAAACCTATACCCGGTTTGAGGTGCTGGTGATAGAGGACGGTTCTAAACTGCGTGCCGAAGATATTGTGCGCAGCTATGAAAACCGGCTGGATGTAAAATATTTTGAGAAGCCCAATAGCGGTCAGGGTTTTGCCCGCAACTATGGGTTTGAGCGTGCCCAAGGCGATTATTTTATCATATTCGATTCTGATTGCCTGATCCCTGCTAACTACCTGGAAATTGTAGCAGATCATCTTTCGCATGATTACCTTGACTGCTACGGCGGGCCGGATGCTGCACATCCATCATTTACCCCCATACAAAAGGCCATTAGCTATGCCATGACGTCGCCGTTTACCACCGGAGGCATCCGTGGCAACAAAAAGGGGATAGGGCAGTTCCACCCGCGCAGCTTTAATATGGGGCTCTCGCGCAAAGTTTGGGAGAGTGTCGGTGGATTTATTATTCCTTACCTGGGTGAGGATATAGAGTACAGTATCCGCATCCACACCAAAGGTTTCAAAATAGGGCTGATCCCTGATGCTAAAGTGTATCACAAGCGTCGCACTAACTTCAGGCAGTTTTTTAAACAGCTGCACTTTTTCGGCAGGGCGCGGATCAATATTTATAAATTTTTCCCGTCAGAGCTGAAACTGGTGCACTTTTTCCCGGCTGTGTTTACGTTGGGTTTGCTAACTGCTGTAATATTAAATATATTAGGTTTAAAGATCGCTCTACTGGCCAATGCAATGTTGGCAATCTATTTTTTGTTAATATTTTTTCATTCGTTAATTAAAAATAAATCGCCAAAAGTTGCATTTTTGAGCCTAATTGCTGCCTTTATTCAATTAACCGCCTACGGTTTAGGATTTATGCAGGATCTTTGGAAGCGCGTTATATTAAAAAAAGCATAA
- a CDS encoding glycosyltransferase family 2 protein translates to MDISVVIPLYDEVESLPELTSWIARVMDEHRFSYEIVLVDDGSTDGSWDMIVRLKDQNPAIKGIKFRRNYGKSAALNTGFEATKGNVVITMDADLQDSPDEIPELYRRIKEEGYDLISGWKAKRYDPLSKTIPTKLFNAATRKMSGINNLHDFNCGLKAYRGAVVKNIEVYGEMHRYIPVLAKWAGFKKIGEQVVEHRARKYGKTKFGMSRFINGFLDLLSIFFVGKFGKRPMHFFGSMGVLSFFTGLIISIWILAEKLYLIAHHRAYRDVTEMPLFYIAITAIIVGSQLFLTGFVAELIARNGTDRNKYQIEEVV, encoded by the coding sequence ATGGATATATCAGTTGTAATACCTTTATACGATGAGGTTGAATCATTGCCCGAGCTTACCTCATGGATAGCCAGGGTGATGGACGAGCATCGTTTTTCATACGAAATTGTTTTGGTTGATGATGGCAGTACCGACGGCTCATGGGATATGATCGTTAGGCTGAAAGACCAGAATCCGGCCATTAAAGGCATTAAATTCCGTCGTAATTACGGTAAATCTGCCGCGCTCAACACCGGTTTTGAGGCAACCAAAGGCAATGTGGTAATTACCATGGATGCCGATTTGCAGGACAGCCCAGACGAAATTCCGGAACTTTACCGTCGAATAAAAGAAGAAGGCTACGATCTGATCTCCGGCTGGAAAGCCAAGCGCTATGATCCGCTCAGCAAAACTATCCCTACCAAGTTGTTCAATGCTGCTACCCGCAAAATGTCGGGTATCAACAACCTGCATGATTTTAACTGCGGACTGAAAGCCTATCGTGGCGCCGTAGTAAAAAATATTGAGGTGTATGGCGAGATGCACCGCTATATCCCCGTGCTGGCTAAATGGGCTGGTTTTAAAAAGATAGGCGAGCAGGTGGTAGAGCATCGCGCCCGCAAATACGGCAAAACCAAGTTTGGCATGAGCCGGTTTATTAACGGGTTTCTGGATTTGCTGTCTATTTTCTTCGTCGGCAAGTTTGGTAAGCGCCCGATGCACTTCTTTGGTTCAATGGGGGTGCTAAGTTTCTTTACCGGTCTTATCATTTCTATCTGGATCCTGGCCGAGAAACTTTATCTCATAGCTCATCACCGCGCTTACCGCGATGTTACTGAGATGCCGTTGTTCTACATTGCTATTACGGCCATTATCGTTGGTTCACAACTGTTTTTAACAGGTTTTGTGGCCGAGCTTATTGCACGTAACGGCACCGACAGAAACAAATACCAGATCGAGGAAGTGGTCTGA
- a CDS encoding DUF5990 family protein has product MLITLSIILENPNIDVSFALQKGSGSRFEVAQRQQSKTGEDLCFELTTEVKPDKNNPHLADFRGPFIQGTPGERFIYLNIGKYAGAADEPWDRRLKIPLTGISMATANDNVHLITHVSGQGKDGTPNCATVKPFVGWKLK; this is encoded by the coding sequence ATGTTGATAACGCTATCTATCATTCTTGAAAATCCGAATATTGACGTAAGCTTTGCGCTGCAAAAAGGATCAGGAAGCAGGTTTGAAGTAGCGCAAAGGCAGCAATCAAAAACCGGCGAAGATTTGTGTTTTGAACTGACAACTGAAGTAAAGCCCGACAAAAACAATCCTCATCTAGCTGATTTTAGAGGTCCGTTTATTCAGGGGACTCCCGGCGAACGTTTCATCTACCTTAATATCGGGAAATACGCGGGTGCCGCCGATGAGCCGTGGGATCGCCGGTTGAAAATTCCGCTGACCGGCATCAGTATGGCTACGGCAAACGACAATGTACACCTGATTACCCACGTATCCGGCCAAGGCAAAGACGGCACCCCCAATTGCGCTACCGTAAAACCATTTGTGGGTTGGAAATTGAAATAA
- a CDS encoding YnfA family protein gives MNIIRSFVLFILAGLCEIGGGYLIWQWLKADKPAWYGLTGGIILILYGVVATWQTASFGRVYAAYGGIFIILSVLWAWKIDGFKPDKYDIIGALIALLGACIIVYAPRK, from the coding sequence ATGAACATCATCAGATCTTTTGTACTTTTTATACTGGCTGGCCTGTGTGAAATTGGCGGCGGCTACCTTATCTGGCAATGGCTAAAAGCCGACAAACCCGCCTGGTATGGCCTAACCGGCGGAATAATATTGATACTTTATGGTGTGGTAGCTACCTGGCAAACAGCATCATTCGGTCGGGTTTATGCCGCTTATGGTGGTATATTTATTATTTTATCAGTTTTATGGGCGTGGAAAATTGATGGTTTTAAGCCCGATAAATATGATATTATTGGCGCATTGATAGCTTTATTAGGCGCTTGTATTATAGTTTATGCACCGAGAAAATAA
- a CDS encoding Ig-like domain-containing protein, translating to MKRIYGILFLILMIGAFSCQKADLQSVLQSISFNDQTLNLKVGDTQTLKPVFTPDSFSTLPVVWSTGDESVVTVSQTGIIYATSPGTTWVSVKDKNSATKGKLVIVVTN from the coding sequence GTGAAACGCATCTACGGTATCCTATTCCTTATCCTTATGATCGGCGCATTCTCTTGCCAGAAAGCCGACTTGCAAAGCGTCCTGCAATCCATCTCTTTTAATGATCAAACTTTAAATCTCAAGGTTGGAGATACCCAGACCCTGAAACCCGTATTTACGCCCGATAGTTTTTCTACCCTTCCCGTTGTTTGGTCAACAGGTGATGAGTCGGTTGTCACTGTGTCTCAGACGGGTATTATCTATGCAACATCGCCAGGTACAACCTGGGTAAGTGTTAAAGATAAAAACAGCGCCACCAAAGGTAAGCTGGTTATTGTGGTGACTAATTAA
- the clpB gene encoding ATP-dependent chaperone ClpB: MNFNNFTIKAQEAVQKASEITIGNQQQAIENAHLLKGLLLVDENVISYLLKKLNVNLNRLNESLDQQIASFPKVSGSNVYLSTNANSALQKAQGYLKEFKDEFVSVEHILLGILAVSDKTSTALKDYGVNEKDLKKAIVDLRGDNKVTDQNAEATYNALNKYARNLNEYAESGKLDPVIGRDDEIRRVIQILSRRTKNNPILVGEPGVGKTAIAEGIAFRIIKGDVPENLKSKIVYSLDMGALIAGAKYKGEFEERLKAVIKEVSQSDGDIVLFIDEIHTLVGAGGGEGAMDAANILKPALARGELRAIGATTLNEYQKYLEKDKALERRFQMVLVDEPDAADAISILRGLKERYETHHKVHIKDEAIIAAVEMSQRYISDRFLPDKAIDLMDEAASKLRMEMDSVPEAVDELERRIMQLEIEREAIKREKDTDRVKELSEEIANLSSERDSVRAKWQSEKDLVDGINQKVELIENYKLEAEQAKRAGDYGKVAELEYGRIKEAEQEVEKLKAALLENQKDSRMLKEEVTAEDIAGVVSRWTGIPVSKMIQSEREKLLNLEDELHKRVAGQDEAIEAISDAIRRSRAGLQDKKKPIGSFIFLGTTGVGKTELAKALAEFLFNDEQALVRIDMSEYQERHAVSRLIGAPPGYVGYDEGGQLTEAVRRKPYSVVLLDEIEKAHPDIFNILLQVLDDGRLTDNKGRVVNFKNTIIIMTSNIGSNIIQENFQGYDEENNKEGVIAKTKNQLFELLRQTIRPEFLNRIDEIIMFTPLSRNEIGDIVKLQFRSVQQTLAEMGITIDASDEALDWLAQLGYDPQFGARPLKRVIQKKILNELSKQILAGKVDRNSTIKLDMFDNQFVFMNTGNNE, encoded by the coding sequence ATGAACTTTAACAATTTTACCATCAAAGCTCAGGAAGCTGTACAGAAGGCTTCTGAGATTACTATAGGCAATCAGCAGCAAGCTATTGAGAATGCGCATTTGCTCAAGGGTTTGTTACTGGTTGATGAAAATGTGATCAGCTACTTGCTGAAAAAACTAAACGTAAACTTAAACCGCCTGAACGAGTCGCTCGATCAGCAGATCGCATCGTTCCCAAAAGTTAGCGGTAGCAATGTATATTTATCTACCAACGCTAATTCTGCTCTGCAAAAAGCCCAGGGCTATCTGAAGGAGTTTAAAGATGAGTTTGTTTCGGTAGAACATATTCTGCTGGGGATACTTGCGGTTAGCGATAAAACATCTACAGCGCTGAAAGATTACGGCGTTAACGAGAAAGACCTGAAAAAGGCCATTGTTGATTTGCGTGGTGATAACAAAGTGACCGACCAAAATGCCGAGGCTACTTACAATGCGCTAAATAAATACGCCCGTAACCTGAACGAGTATGCAGAATCAGGCAAACTTGACCCGGTGATCGGTCGCGATGATGAAATTCGTCGGGTGATTCAGATTCTCTCTCGCCGTACCAAAAATAACCCGATACTGGTCGGTGAACCCGGTGTAGGTAAAACCGCTATTGCCGAGGGTATTGCTTTTAGGATTATTAAAGGTGATGTGCCCGAGAACCTGAAATCAAAAATAGTTTACTCGCTGGATATGGGTGCGCTGATTGCCGGTGCCAAATATAAGGGCGAGTTTGAAGAGCGATTAAAAGCTGTTATAAAAGAAGTAAGCCAAAGCGATGGCGATATCGTGCTCTTTATAGACGAGATTCATACCCTGGTGGGTGCTGGTGGTGGTGAGGGTGCTATGGACGCGGCTAATATTTTGAAACCGGCCCTGGCACGCGGCGAATTGCGCGCTATAGGTGCAACTACGCTGAACGAGTATCAGAAATACCTGGAGAAAGATAAAGCCCTGGAACGCCGTTTCCAGATGGTGCTGGTGGATGAGCCGGATGCCGCCGATGCCATTTCTATTTTGCGTGGATTGAAGGAGCGTTACGAAACGCACCACAAGGTGCATATTAAAGACGAGGCTATTATTGCGGCGGTAGAAATGTCTCAACGTTATATTTCTGATCGTTTCTTGCCTGATAAAGCGATTGACCTGATGGACGAGGCTGCATCAAAACTCCGTATGGAGATGGACTCAGTGCCGGAAGCGGTGGATGAATTGGAGCGCCGCATCATGCAATTGGAAATTGAGCGTGAAGCTATTAAACGCGAAAAAGATACTGACCGTGTAAAAGAACTGAGTGAAGAGATAGCCAACCTATCGTCAGAGCGCGATTCTGTACGTGCCAAATGGCAAAGCGAGAAAGATCTGGTAGATGGCATCAACCAGAAAGTTGAACTGATTGAGAACTATAAGCTTGAAGCCGAGCAGGCCAAACGCGCAGGTGATTATGGCAAAGTGGCCGAATTAGAATATGGCCGCATTAAAGAAGCCGAGCAGGAAGTAGAGAAACTGAAAGCTGCACTGCTGGAAAACCAGAAAGATAGCCGGATGCTGAAAGAGGAGGTGACTGCCGAAGATATTGCCGGTGTGGTATCTCGCTGGACTGGCATCCCGGTATCAAAAATGATCCAGAGCGAGCGCGAGAAACTGCTTAACCTGGAAGACGAGCTGCACAAACGTGTAGCAGGGCAGGATGAAGCTATTGAAGCAATTAGTGACGCTATCCGCCGTAGTCGCGCCGGTTTGCAGGATAAAAAGAAGCCTATCGGGTCGTTCATCTTTTTGGGTACTACCGGTGTGGGTAAGACCGAGCTGGCTAAAGCGCTGGCAGAGTTTCTGTTTAATGACGAGCAGGCATTGGTGCGTATAGATATGTCAGAATATCAGGAGCGTCATGCCGTATCTCGGTTAATTGGCGCGCCTCCGGGCTATGTAGGTTATGATGAAGGCGGTCAGTTAACCGAAGCTGTTCGCCGCAAGCCTTACAGTGTTGTTTTGCTTGACGAGATTGAAAAGGCACACCCAGATATATTTAATATTTTGCTACAAGTGCTGGATGATGGCCGCCTTACAGATAACAAGGGCCGCGTGGTAAACTTTAAGAATACGATCATTATCATGACCTCAAACATCGGCTCAAATATTATTCAGGAGAATTTCCAGGGGTATGACGAAGAGAACAACAAGGAGGGGGTAATAGCTAAGACTAAAAATCAACTGTTTGAGTTGTTGCGTCAAACTATCAGGCCAGAGTTTTTGAATCGTATTGATGAGATTATCATGTTTACTCCGCTAAGTAGAAATGAGATTGGCGATATTGTTAAACTGCAGTTCCGTAGCGTGCAGCAAACACTGGCCGAGATGGGTATTACCATTGATGCATCTGACGAGGCGCTGGATTGGCTGGCTCAGTTAGGATATGATCCACAGTTTGGTGCCCGCCCGCTTAAACGTGTTATTCAGAAAAAGATCCTGAACGAGTTGTCTAAACAAATACTGGCGGGAAAAGTGGACCGTAACAGTACCATCAAGCTGGATATGTTTGATAATCAGTTTGTGTTTATGAATACCGGAAATAACGAGTAA
- a CDS encoding sensor histidine kinase KdpD, with product MNTYFFKNVPKAQRAAFRNSYAFQNLKAVQIVSIIFFVLNLLLRLFTIFIPESLTHAANYPEFSFTNWLYLIVTPMFYLTTMLQVNSYRKKHKATGLTTAIVILFSLFLLFSGIMGSFIAMYDPRSNLTLYLVALITVAVTFIMEVEDTIMMTIVAELIFTLILFLSRADPTDVLYNQLTSIIVLTGFYFMSRYFYSYRANHFLQLNEIQRKNIEIEKASDFKNDVLGIVAHDLRNPIAAIESIAMVMELDKLDAETEESLSMIKASCLKARSIVNDLLETARHEGDSHLELHPVILNDSLKNIVNAWTNLTTTQSRIVLSATPQPINVLLNTDKFNRVLDNLISNALKFSKAGDQLDIILTETNGKAQIRVQDYGVGIPAYMLPLIFERFTKAGRSGLNGEKSTGLGLSIAKQIIEKHDGSLKVESEEGRGSTFIIEIPVLS from the coding sequence TTGAATACTTATTTTTTTAAAAATGTACCAAAGGCCCAAAGGGCTGCCTTTAGAAACAGTTACGCCTTTCAGAACCTGAAAGCGGTACAAATTGTCAGCATTATTTTCTTTGTATTAAATTTACTGCTGCGCCTGTTTACCATTTTTATTCCGGAGAGCTTAACACACGCGGCCAATTACCCCGAATTTAGCTTTACCAACTGGCTGTATCTTATTGTTACGCCGATGTTTTACCTGACAACTATGCTGCAGGTGAATAGCTATCGAAAAAAACATAAAGCAACGGGATTAACCACGGCCATTGTTATCCTATTCTCTCTGTTTCTGCTTTTTAGCGGCATTATGGGCAGCTTTATTGCCATGTACGATCCGCGTAGTAACCTGACGCTTTATCTGGTAGCGCTGATTACTGTTGCCGTAACTTTTATTATGGAGGTTGAAGACACCATTATGATGACCATAGTGGCAGAGTTGATATTTACGCTCATCCTTTTCCTAAGCCGTGCCGATCCTACCGATGTGCTTTATAATCAACTAACATCTATTATTGTATTGACGGGTTTCTACTTTATGTCGCGCTATTTTTACTCGTACAGGGCCAATCACTTTTTACAGCTCAACGAGATTCAACGCAAGAACATTGAGATAGAAAAAGCCAGCGATTTTAAGAACGATGTGCTTGGTATTGTTGCACATGACCTGCGCAACCCTATTGCCGCTATTGAATCTATAGCGATGGTTATGGAGCTGGACAAATTGGACGCCGAGACAGAAGAAAGTTTAAGCATGATCAAAGCATCGTGTCTTAAAGCGCGCAGCATTGTGAATGACTTGCTGGAGACAGCCAGGCACGAGGGCGACAGTCACCTGGAACTACATCCGGTAATCCTTAATGATTCACTAAAAAATATTGTTAACGCCTGGACCAATCTTACTACCACCCAAAGCCGGATTGTGTTAAGTGCGACGCCGCAACCGATAAACGTTTTATTAAATACCGATAAATTTAACCGTGTGCTGGACAATCTGATCAGCAACGCATTGAAGTTCTCTAAAGCAGGCGATCAGCTTGATATTATACTTACCGAAACAAACGGCAAAGCACAAATACGAGTGCAGGATTATGGAGTAGGCATCCCCGCCTATATGCTGCCTCTTATTTTTGAACGTTTTACCAAAGCCGGCCGCAGCGGACTAAACGGCGAAAAATCAACCGGATTAGGGCTGAGCATTGCCAAACAGATCATAGAGAAACATGACGGCAGCTTAAAGGTAGAAAGTGAAGAAGGCCGCGGATCTACTTTTATCATTGAGATACCGGTTTTGAGCTAA